The window AAGCTTTATTCCTAATCATAATAAAACACCTCCTAGTTTAGTATCTCATTTGGAGGTGTAAATTATTTTCAGTTTATCTTTTTTTGTAGATAAAATATACTATGGCTAATGCGCCAATCAACACTACAGCCATGGGAATACCCATGAGTTCCACTACTGTATAAAATCCCATTGATGCAAGGGTTACCAGTATACCAGCAATAATCATACCCAAGGTAATAGCTGGTAAGGCCATTTTAAAGGGTATTCCAAAAAGAAAAGCTGCTATGCTGCCTGACCAGATGCCAGTTAGAGGCAATGGTACCGAAACTATTAGCATTAATCCTAAAGCCTCGTACTTTTGCAGCTTGGCACTCTTGGCCCGAGTTCTTGAAAGCACCCACTGGACCAATCTTTTTGAATGGTCATATTTATTTAATGTGTTAATCACAAGGGGCAGCCATAGAAGCAGTGGTATAACAGGAATAAAGTTGCCCAAAAGAGCATAAAACAATGCAGTCATAGGCTCCATTCCAAGAGCTATAGCTATGGGTATTGTAGCCCTAAGTTCGGTTACTGGTACTGCTGACAGAATCATTACCTGGGCCTCTATGGGTAAGTCTTTTAATATATCCAGCATTTTTTGTCCCATTTCATTTCACCTTTATTAAACCTAAGCTTTTATACCTTCACTATAGATTTCCACATACAGGGCAGTTTATATTTCTCTCCACTTTAAACTCATTAAAGGTAAGTTCCAGTCCATCAAATACAAGAAGTCTATTAGCAAGGGTGTTACCCAATCCAAGAATAAGCTTTATGACTTCCATTGCTTGAATGGTACCTAGAATTCCTGGCAGGCAGCCTACTAAACCTATTTCTCCCTTATTCTCATTAGGGATTGAGGGGAAAATACATCTGTAGCATGGAGATTTGCCAGGTATAATGGTAGTAGCTAAACCTTCCCATCCTGATACACCAGCCTCAACCAGGGGCTTCTTTAATGCCACACAGGCTTCATTAACAAGATACCTGGAAGATAAATTATCCAAAGCAGTTACAATTATATCATACTCTGAAATCAAAGGATTACTGTTTTTTTCTGTCATTCTAAAGGGGTATTCAACTAGCCTGGTCTGAGGATTAAGCTTTTCAAGAGTCCCTTTGGCAGAGTGAGCTTTGTTTATGCCTAGTCTATCTGTATTATGGAGTATCTGTCTCTGCAGATTGGACAAGTCTACATTGTCTGAATCTACAATGCCAAGGGTTCCTACACCCATGGCTGTTAAATAGTAAAGAACCGGTGATCCAAGGCCACCTGCACCAACAACAAGTACTCTAGCTGCCTTGAGTTTTAATTGGCCTTTTTCTCCTATTTCAGGCATAATTAATTGTCTTCTGTATCTAAGCCTCTCATCATCATTAAACATAATACGGCCTCCTCGCTGCTTTTATTTTAAATTATACTTTATATAATAGAATAATGGTAACCTTTTAGCCACAAGCAAGTGTTTTATAACGCAAGAAACGCACCATGCAGGTGCGTTAATTTGATGTTTTTTCGCTTTCAGCCTCAAGAGCTTCAATCATTTGTTTTGCAAAACCAGCAAATACCTCCAACTGCTCTTTTGCATCATCATTAATGTCTTGTTCAAGTGCCTTTTCAAATTGTGTCAATGCACCTTTAAAGTCTCCCTTGCTATTCATTAAATAAACACCATAGTTTGCAAGGGTATTAACATTTCCTTCATCTAATATAAGGGCCTTTTCGAAGTTTTCTTGGGCCAAGTCATCATGCCCTGCAGTATATGCTACCACTGCAACTTGTGTGATTAAACCAACCTCCTCTGGGTTAAGCTCCAAGAGCTTAAGATAATACCCTAGGGAATTATTCATTTCTTGTTTCTGTTTTTCAGCATCTTCATGTAAATTTGCTAAATGCCAGTGTATTTCAGCTAAGGCACCTAAGGTTTCCTGGTCTTTTGAATCTTTTTCTAGCTTGGCGGAATACTCCTCAAGCAGACCTTCAAAGAAGGATATTTGCTCTTCTCTTGAAAGATTTGGATCAACTGCTGTCGGAGGCTGCTGTCCTCCCAAACCCATTAACGTAACAGACCCAACTAGACCAATAGATAATATAATGACCAGAACAATCATTGGTCCCCTCATTTTCTTTACTTTCCTTAGCTTCCTCATCATATATATCGCCTCCTATAGTCTCCAAGAAAACTACATAATTAAGCTTATTACACAGACCGCCCCATGTCAATATTAAATTAATGGTCCTAAATCTAAATTATTTGCGTACTTATTAACTTTTCCAAATGTTTAAGAGTATTACATGGAAACATCTGTGCGTATTGTTGAAACAGCTTTACCGAAGCATGGCTATCCCACTGCTTTAACGGCATTGGGTTTAGCCATAATACCTTCCTGGCTTTATTGCTTATATTAACTAATTCAGCTGCCGTATCAGTTAATTTAATGGTTTTAGTATCACTTACAATGATCACTACTGTTTTTTGTGTCAGCAAGTGGTTATGATCACATTGAATAGATTTTAGTGCATATTGAATATCAGTACCCTCGCCCCAGATAGGACTTTTTTGAATTAATTTTTCTAGTTTTGTCAAATCCGAGTTTTTTATCTGCTTAACTGACAGCTTCTCAATTTTTTCTGAGAAAATAAAAGTATCAATTTTCTTAACGACCTCTGCCAAATAGTGCATAAACTGAATAATAAAGGTGGAATACCTGATCATGGAACCTGATACATCCACAATAAGCAATATGGAAGGCTTCTGAATTCGCCTTTTGCGGTATCTTAAGTATAATGGTACTCCGCCAAAGCCAATGCTGCTTCTAATTGTCTTGCGAATGTCAATAAGCTTAGCCTTTCTTGATAGGGAATATCGTCTGGATATTTTAGTTGCAAATCTCTTTGCCAGCTTCTTCAATAATCTCTTGGCCTCTTCTAATTCCTGGGCATTTAAATCCTTAAGATCTTTTCCAGGAACGTAGCCCTGCTCTATAAGCTGCATATGAGTGTCATATAAGTATTGATCTAACTCAGGTTCCCCAGTAAAATCAATCTCTAATGGATTAAATTGTGTTTGCTTTCTCCAATACTTTAAATGGCTTTTAACCAGATCCTCAATTACTGGTCTGAACTTTTCCGGGTTCATATGATTCCCATGGGTGCTCTCTTCCAAAAATTTTTTAATTTTTTCCTGCTGCTTTTTAGCAAGGTTGCCATAAAAAACCTTATCCTCCTCAGATAGATTAATGGGAGTTTCATTAAAAATCAAGTCCTCATCAGCTTTTTGTTTGGACTCTTCTTGTATGTTCTTGAAGTTCTGCCATCTATCCGATAGATCATCTAGTTCTTCAATATTTGCAAAAAAGCTCTTAAATGCCATTGTGAGAATTGGAACATCCTGTGCTCTTTTAACCACTGTTGCCTGCATAAGCCACATTAATTCATTTCTGTCGCCAATATTTATATGCTCAAGTGATTGAAAAAAATCCTCCATTTCTGAATAGCTAATTTTAAAACCCATCTTCCGCAACAGTTGTAAAAACTTGTACAAATTTTTTGCAAACATGAAATCACCCTTGTTGTTTGGACGTGTGCAGAACTTTTTGGGAACCAACCTTTTCTTTAAAATTATCTATGTCTTCCTTGTCCTTAAATAAAATATTAAGGGTTTTATCCATTGTATCCTCTGTAATTTCTTCACTATTTAGTAGTTGTAAGGTATTGGCCCAATCCAGCGTCTCAGAAATGGATGGAAGTTTTTTAGCATCAAATTGTTTTCTAATTGCAAAGACTGTACTTGAAACCTGCATTGCTAATTTATCCTTTATTCCGGGAACTTTAGCTTTAATTATTGAATATTCCTTTTCAATTGATGGAAAGTCTATGTGCAGGAAAACACATCTTCTTTTTAACCCATCTGACAGTTCCCTTTCAGCATTGCTGGTAAGAATTACTATGGGCTTATGCCGGGCCTTAATAGTTCCAAGCTCAGGTATTGAAACTTGAAAATCAGATAGCAGTTCAAAAAGAAATGCTTCAAATTCTTCGTCAGTTTTATCTATTTCATCAATTAAAAGTACCTTTTTGGCTGGGCTCGTGATAGCCTTTAAAAGAGGCCTCTCTAATAGAAAATCTTTGGAAAATAAATCCTGATTTAATATACACTCACCTGCATCATTCTTTGATATTTGAATTTGCAGAAGCTGCTTTTGATAATTCCATTCATATAGCGCTTTTTGCTCATCAAGACCCTCATAGCATTGAAGTCTAATTAAATCTGTATCAAAAACATTTGCTAATACCTTTGCCAGCTCAGTTTTCCCTACCCCTGGAGCACCAGTAACCAGTAAAGGTTTTTCAAGTTTGAGGGCTATAAATACAGATAGCACCAGGTTTCCATCAGTTATGTAACCTTCTGCCTCCATTGCCCTTCTTAGATTAATCATGTTTAATTCCATGATGAATGCCCTCCTAATTTTTTGTTTCTATCCATTATAACATAAAAAACGTAAATAGGAATCTTTACTACTATCTATGTTTAATTGTTATGGATTAAAAACTTAATTGCCTTTGTCTAGAAAAGTAAAAAAAGGCGATGGCTCGCCCCTGTAATTGTTTACCAATATCCCCATTGTGATCTTTGAAATTTTGCATAACAGTCTCTGCACAACGATTTAGTTATCCATAACTCCTGAACAGTACTTAGTTTGTTTTTTCTATATATTCTTCCACATTTTTGACAACTGGATATTTCAGTAATCTTTGCCATTTGCAACCCTCGCTTAAAATGTGAACTGGTAATGGTTATATATATATCATTACCTAAGCGAGGAATATTTATAATATGCTATTATATTTTAGTCACAAAAATTACATGTTCCATAAAACTCTAACCTATGGGTTTCTACATTAATATTGGCAGCTTTTTCTACATCTTCATGAGATATATTAAAGCTTAATTGTAAATCCATAATCTTACCGCATCTTTTGCATACAAAGTGATAATGGTTTTCTGTAATCCCGTCATATCTACTAAAAGTACTACCCCAATTCAACTCCAATATCTCCCCCATATCCCTCAATAATTTCAAGTTACGGTAAACTGTACCTAAACTTATATCAGGAAGCTCCTTTTTAGCCTGCTCATAAATCCAATCAGCAGTAGGATGGGTATTTGTACTGCGTACAACCTCAAGAATTATTTTCTTTTGTCTTGTCATTCTCTTACCTACAGCTTTAATGCTAGATCACCTACTATTAAGAGTAATTACTATCATGGTACATGACAGGTAAACAAATGTCAATTAGTTAACATTCTTGTTTGTTGTTTCAAGTGAAAACCACTCGTTGACTGCATCGCCAATGATTTTTTGAATATCGCTCATCATTCTTGATAACCTATATTCCGCATTTAAATACTCGTTAATCTTTGAGTTCATACTGAGCACTTCATAAAGCCTTTCTGTTTGTTTGATATATTCCTCATCAATTTCTTCTCCAGAAATCTGTGCCATTTGTATCTCTAATTGTTTTCTTCTAAAATCCTGAAGCATTTTAACATTTTCCTGATCCTGCTCCAGGGAATGCTTTGCTTTTTTGAAAAGCTTGTATTCATCTGACTGTGATAGCAGCTTGGCTAATTCATGGGCTTTATCATATGCTGTCATTAAATCGCGAAACCTCCTTATTTAAGAACTGTATTATATTATTATACGGCGGCACTAAAAATCCTCTAGATAAATAAAAAAAGTAACTCAAAAGTTTAGAGTTACTTTTTTCACTCTCTGCATGTTATTAGCTGTAAAAATTAATCCTTCAACTTCACCAACATCTCCACTTCAACAGCTGCATCAATTGGAAGCTCACATACACCTATGGCTGCTCTAGCATGTTCTCCAGACTCTGCAAATATTTCACCAAGCAGATCTGATACTCCATTTATTACTTTTGATTGCCCGGTAAAACCAGGAGCACTATTTACATAACCTGTAACCTTTACAATCTTTTCAATTTCGTCCAAACTGTCAACTTCTCCCTTGATAACGCTTAAACAATTGATGCAGCAGACCTTAGCAGCTTGATACCCCTCTTCTTCAGTTAAATTCAAACCAATTTTTCCTTTATATTTTAATATTCCATCTACTATAGGTATTTGCCCTGAGGTATAAATCATACTGCCCGCTTTAACTGCCGGAACATAGGCTGCTACAGGTTCTGGCGGTTCTGGAATTGTAAGTCCCAAGCTTTTAATTTTTTCTTCTAACATTTTTGTTATACCTCCAAATTTATCATCCATAATATTATGCATTCATAGATGGAAAAATATGCTGAATTACTAAAAAAATATCCTATTAACAACCAGGTATATGAACATTAGATAAAAAACCCCGTTAAACATTAGTATATATACAGTTATGT of the Desulfitibacter alkalitolerans DSM 16504 genome contains:
- a CDS encoding COG2426 family protein, with the translated sequence MGQKMLDILKDLPIEAQVMILSAVPVTELRATIPIAIALGMEPMTALFYALLGNFIPVIPLLLWLPLVINTLNKYDHSKRLVQWVLSRTRAKSAKLQKYEALGLMLIVSVPLPLTGIWSGSIAAFLFGIPFKMALPAITLGMIIAGILVTLASMGFYTVVELMGIPMAVVLIGALAIVYFIYKKR
- a CDS encoding HesA/MoeB/ThiF family protein, with the protein product MFNDDERLRYRRQLIMPEIGEKGQLKLKAARVLVVGAGGLGSPVLYYLTAMGVGTLGIVDSDNVDLSNLQRQILHNTDRLGINKAHSAKGTLEKLNPQTRLVEYPFRMTEKNSNPLISEYDIIVTALDNLSSRYLVNEACVALKKPLVEAGVSGWEGLATTIIPGKSPCYRCIFPSIPNENKGEIGLVGCLPGILGTIQAMEVIKLILGLGNTLANRLLVFDGLELTFNEFKVERNINCPVCGNL
- a CDS encoding tetratricopeptide repeat protein, which gives rise to MMRKLRKVKKMRGPMIVLVIILSIGLVGSVTLMGLGGQQPPTAVDPNLSREEQISFFEGLLEEYSAKLEKDSKDQETLGALAEIHWHLANLHEDAEKQKQEMNNSLGYYLKLLELNPEEVGLITQVAVVAYTAGHDDLAQENFEKALILDEGNVNTLANYGVYLMNSKGDFKGALTQFEKALEQDINDDAKEQLEVFAGFAKQMIEALEAESEKTSN
- a CDS encoding VWA domain-containing protein; this translates as MFAKNLYKFLQLLRKMGFKISYSEMEDFFQSLEHINIGDRNELMWLMQATVVKRAQDVPILTMAFKSFFANIEELDDLSDRWQNFKNIQEESKQKADEDLIFNETPINLSEEDKVFYGNLAKKQQEKIKKFLEESTHGNHMNPEKFRPVIEDLVKSHLKYWRKQTQFNPLEIDFTGEPELDQYLYDTHMQLIEQGYVPGKDLKDLNAQELEEAKRLLKKLAKRFATKISRRYSLSRKAKLIDIRKTIRSSIGFGGVPLYLRYRKRRIQKPSILLIVDVSGSMIRYSTFIIQFMHYLAEVVKKIDTFIFSEKIEKLSVKQIKNSDLTKLEKLIQKSPIWGEGTDIQYALKSIQCDHNHLLTQKTVVIIVSDTKTIKLTDTAAELVNISNKARKVLWLNPMPLKQWDSHASVKLFQQYAQMFPCNTLKHLEKLISTQII
- a CDS encoding AAA family ATPase; this translates as MELNMINLRRAMEAEGYITDGNLVLSVFIALKLEKPLLVTGAPGVGKTELAKVLANVFDTDLIRLQCYEGLDEQKALYEWNYQKQLLQIQISKNDAGECILNQDLFSKDFLLERPLLKAITSPAKKVLLIDEIDKTDEEFEAFLFELLSDFQVSIPELGTIKARHKPIVILTSNAERELSDGLKRRCVFLHIDFPSIEKEYSIIKAKVPGIKDKLAMQVSSTVFAIRKQFDAKKLPSISETLDWANTLQLLNSEEITEDTMDKTLNILFKDKEDIDNFKEKVGSQKVLHTSKQQG
- a CDS encoding Fur family transcriptional regulator, with the translated sequence MTRQKKIILEVVRSTNTHPTADWIYEQAKKELPDISLGTVYRNLKLLRDMGEILELNWGSTFSRYDGITENHYHFVCKRCGKIMDLQLSFNISHEDVEKAANINVETHRLEFYGTCNFCD
- a CDS encoding YlbF family regulator, with the translated sequence MTAYDKAHELAKLLSQSDEYKLFKKAKHSLEQDQENVKMLQDFRRKQLEIQMAQISGEEIDEEYIKQTERLYEVLSMNSKINEYLNAEYRLSRMMSDIQKIIGDAVNEWFSLETTNKNVN
- a CDS encoding RidA family protein; amino-acid sequence: MLEEKIKSLGLTIPEPPEPVAAYVPAVKAGSMIYTSGQIPIVDGILKYKGKIGLNLTEEEGYQAAKVCCINCLSVIKGEVDSLDEIEKIVKVTGYVNSAPGFTGQSKVINGVSDLLGEIFAESGEHARAAIGVCELPIDAAVEVEMLVKLKD